One part of the Oceanihabitans sp. IOP_32 genome encodes these proteins:
- a CDS encoding M56 family metallopeptidase — protein sequence MIHYILQTIVFQLLFLLAYDVLFKKETFFRWNRVYLLATAILSFALPIIKINGFKDTLPKNYIMELPEVVLGTLSIPQNNSIRLNTVVLKQNNTSNWEFIFFIGLCVAFCLFIYKIFKIYSLAKKNPRQTRGNIVLVELLNSSAAFSFFNYIFLGAGIKAEDKDAILQHELIHVQQKHIFDLLFFEVLRIVFWFNPFIYIYQSRMAILHEFIADSHAVKHHNKAQYYQNLLAQVFKTQNISFINTFFKQSLIKKRIVMLSKSKSKQVHLLKFVVLVPLVFGMLIYTSAQAKEKTNENRLVPLEIENLFDKQFEEKLPMVYKQTKLTDDTKGNRKAKPALMAKDDAFSKLVIVEEEKTTTNLKEKKQTATSKQDYNTIEVPFAIVEEVPVFPGCENLTKEEQRTCFSENISKHVSENYNVDLAEKLDLKGRQRINVIFKVNKEGNIVEIRSRSKHPALESEANRVIKSLPKMIAGRHKGKQVTVAYSLPIVFEIKEEAKKKETELVTINGVEVPFAVVEETPIFPGCENLTRDAQKNCFSEKIAKHVNENFNTGLAKKLGLSGRQRIHGIFKIDTGGYITGVRARAAQPELEAEAERVIKSLPKMIPGKQRGKKVIVPYYLPIVFEVNE from the coding sequence ATGATACATTATATTCTTCAAACAATAGTCTTCCAATTATTATTTCTATTGGCCTACGATGTTTTGTTTAAAAAAGAAACATTTTTTAGATGGAACCGCGTGTATCTCTTAGCAACTGCTATACTGTCTTTTGCACTTCCTATTATAAAAATTAATGGGTTTAAAGACACCTTACCAAAAAACTATATTATGGAATTGCCTGAGGTGGTTTTGGGTACATTATCTATCCCCCAGAATAATTCCATTCGTTTAAATACCGTGGTTTTAAAGCAGAACAATACTTCGAATTGGGAGTTTATATTTTTTATAGGCTTATGTGTGGCTTTTTGCTTGTTTATTTATAAAATTTTTAAAATTTACAGTTTAGCAAAAAAGAACCCAAGACAAACTAGGGGCAATATCGTGCTGGTTGAATTATTAAATAGTAGCGCCGCCTTTTCATTTTTCAATTATATTTTTTTAGGAGCGGGTATTAAAGCGGAAGATAAAGACGCTATTCTTCAGCATGAGCTCATTCACGTACAGCAAAAGCACATCTTTGATTTATTGTTTTTTGAAGTGTTGCGTATAGTATTCTGGTTTAATCCTTTCATCTACATATATCAAAGCAGAATGGCAATCTTACACGAGTTTATTGCCGATTCACATGCCGTAAAGCATCACAATAAAGCACAATATTATCAAAATTTATTGGCTCAAGTTTTCAAGACTCAAAATATATCATTCATCAATACATTTTTCAAACAATCATTAATCAAAAAACGAATTGTTATGTTATCTAAATCAAAATCAAAACAAGTGCATTTATTAAAGTTTGTGGTATTAGTTCCATTGGTTTTTGGAATGTTGATATACACTTCCGCCCAAGCGAAAGAGAAAACAAATGAGAATAGATTAGTGCCATTAGAGATTGAAAATTTATTCGATAAACAATTCGAAGAAAAATTACCAATGGTTTATAAACAAACGAAACTAACTGACGACACTAAAGGAAATCGCAAAGCGAAACCTGCGTTGATGGCCAAAGACGATGCATTCTCAAAGCTCGTTATAGTTGAAGAAGAAAAAACAACAACAAATCTTAAAGAAAAAAAACAAACAGCAACCAGTAAACAGGATTACAATACTATTGAAGTACCTTTTGCTATTGTAGAAGAAGTGCCCGTATTCCCAGGTTGCGAAAACTTAACAAAAGAAGAGCAGAGAACATGTTTTTCAGAAAATATTTCAAAGCATGTTAGTGAAAACTACAATGTAGATTTGGCAGAAAAATTAGATTTAAAAGGAAGACAACGCATTAATGTTATTTTTAAAGTCAATAAAGAAGGAAATATCGTTGAGATACGTTCCAGATCAAAACATCCCGCTTTAGAGTCGGAGGCGAATAGAGTAATTAAATCGCTACCAAAAATGATTGCAGGAAGACATAAAGGAAAACAAGTAACGGTAGCTTATTCATTACCAATAGTTTTTGAAATTAAAGAGGAAGCTAAAAAGAAAGAAACTGAATTAGTGACAATTAATGGGGTGGAAGTCCCTTTTGCAGTTGTTGAAGAAACACCAATATTTCCTGGTTGCGAAAACTTAACAAGAGATGCCCAAAAAAATTGTTTTTCAGAAAAAATAGCAAAGCATGTTAACGAAAACTTTAATACTGGTTTGGCAAAAAAATTAGGCTTGTCTGGCAGACAGCGAATACACGGTATATTCAAAATAGACACAGGCGGCTATATAACAGGTGTACGCGCAAGAGCGGCACAACCAGAATTAGAAGCAGAAGCCGAGCGTGTTATTAAATCCTTACCAAAAATGATTCCCGGAAAGCAACGAGGTAAAAAAGTAATAGTTCCTTATTATTTACCGATAGTATTTGAGGTCAATGAGTAG
- a CDS encoding N-formylglutamate amidohydrolase, with protein MKIVLTCEHGGNIIPKEYESLFSNQEAILNSHRGYDLGALDVFKTLEPIADFSKHSITSRLLIELNRSLHHKCLFSEFTQNLSKPEKNKIINQFYKPYRDGIEAEISKYIKQGETVVHISVHSFTPVWKGLQRSVEIGLLYDSRIQKEKQFSKALKLELINQSNYKIRLNQPYLGKSDGFTTYLRKQFPINYIGVEIEINQKFYQNNKMPHILKQTILECLGSFKQKHREYNSEITNKIF; from the coding sequence GTGAAAATAGTGTTGACGTGTGAACATGGTGGGAATATTATTCCAAAGGAATACGAATCGCTTTTTTCGAACCAAGAAGCTATTTTAAATTCCCATCGTGGTTATGACTTGGGTGCTTTGGATGTTTTTAAAACTCTAGAACCGATAGCCGATTTTTCAAAACACAGCATAACCAGTCGCTTACTAATCGAATTAAATCGTTCGTTACATCATAAATGTCTGTTTTCTGAATTTACTCAGAATCTATCAAAACCAGAGAAGAACAAAATTATAAATCAGTTTTACAAGCCTTATCGAGATGGTATTGAAGCTGAAATTTCGAAGTATATAAAACAGGGAGAAACGGTTGTACATATATCTGTGCATAGTTTTACGCCAGTTTGGAAAGGTTTACAGCGTTCAGTGGAAATTGGTTTATTATATGATTCCCGAATTCAGAAAGAAAAACAGTTCTCCAAAGCGTTAAAATTGGAGTTAATTAATCAGAGTAATTATAAAATACGATTAAATCAACCCTATTTAGGGAAATCAGACGGTTTTACTACGTATTTGAGAAAGCAATTCCCAATAAATTACATTGGAGTTGAGATTGAAATTAATCAGAAATTTTATCAAAATAACAAGATGCCACATATTTTAAAACAAACAATATTAGAATGTTTAGGCTCATTTAAACAAAAACATAGAGAGTATAATTCTGAAATAACCAATAAGATATTTTAA
- a CDS encoding RimK family protein gives MNKYIVVNQPKKWNFSIENITVISSQEYLTNPEFSRLKKARIFNLCRDYSYQSKGYYVSLLAEARGHLAIPTVKNIVDLKALKLVRIVSEEFDDVIQQSLKNIKSQNFILSIYFGQNVAQKYKELSALFYKHFQVPFLRVKFNHSNKWHVQSIRAISESEMPPEHMSSVHEFANQYFAKKRYDTPKLTKSDFDLAILVNPNDPAPPSNAKALKKFIDIAEKMNIYAEIIEPKDLSRLSSFDALFIRQSTEVNNEAYAFARKAQQEGIAIVDYPDAILKCCNKVYMAEALSNANIDTPKTVIVHKENRNDVIKQVGLPCVLKAPDSTFSFGVKKAKTEEEFHTLVNSMLQESDLIIAQEFCPSDYDWRIGIIDHKPFYACKYYMAKGHWQIYNWDAKKKGEQDGNADCLPIEKVPKKVLNMAVKSAKLMGKGLYGIDIKVINRKPMVIEINDNPNIDFGVEDAFYGDLIYTEILNALKTRLD, from the coding sequence ATGAACAAGTACATTGTTGTTAATCAACCTAAAAAATGGAATTTCTCAATCGAGAACATTACCGTAATTTCATCGCAAGAATATCTTACTAACCCAGAATTTTCGCGCTTAAAAAAAGCGAGAATCTTTAATTTATGTAGAGATTACTCCTATCAATCTAAAGGTTATTATGTATCGCTTTTAGCTGAAGCACGGGGACATTTAGCTATTCCTACGGTTAAAAATATTGTGGATTTAAAAGCTCTAAAACTCGTCAGGATTGTATCAGAAGAGTTCGATGATGTTATTCAACAAAGTTTAAAAAACATTAAATCACAAAACTTTATATTAAGTATTTATTTTGGTCAGAATGTGGCTCAAAAGTATAAAGAATTGAGCGCCCTGTTTTACAAGCATTTTCAAGTGCCTTTTTTACGTGTAAAATTTAATCATAGTAACAAATGGCATGTGCAGAGCATTCGGGCTATTTCAGAATCGGAAATGCCGCCAGAACATATGTCGAGTGTGCACGAATTTGCCAATCAATATTTTGCTAAAAAACGCTACGATACACCAAAATTAACCAAATCGGATTTCGATTTAGCAATTTTAGTAAACCCTAACGATCCCGCACCACCTAGCAATGCAAAAGCACTAAAGAAGTTCATAGATATCGCAGAGAAAATGAATATCTATGCCGAAATTATCGAACCAAAAGATTTATCTCGATTATCGTCTTTTGATGCGTTATTTATACGTCAAAGTACAGAAGTAAATAACGAAGCATACGCCTTTGCCAGAAAAGCACAACAGGAAGGCATTGCTATTGTCGATTATCCCGACGCTATCTTAAAGTGTTGTAACAAAGTATATATGGCAGAAGCTTTGAGTAATGCCAATATTGATACACCAAAAACAGTAATTGTACATAAAGAAAACAGAAACGATGTAATTAAACAAGTCGGTTTGCCTTGTGTTTTAAAAGCCCCAGATTCTACTTTTTCCTTTGGTGTTAAGAAAGCAAAAACAGAAGAAGAATTTCACACGTTAGTGAATAGCATGCTACAAGAGTCCGATTTAATTATTGCACAAGAGTTTTGCCCATCAGATTACGATTGGCGTATTGGCATTATTGACCACAAACCGTTTTATGCCTGTAAATATTATATGGCTAAAGGCCATTGGCAAATTTATAATTGGGATGCAAAAAAGAAAGGCGAACAAGATGGAAATGCCGATTGCTTACCAATAGAAAAAGTCCCAAAAAAAGTATTAAATATGGCTGTAAAATCTGCTAAACTAATGGGGAAAGGCTTATACGGTATTGACATTAAAGTTATTAATAGAAAACCAATGGTTATTGAAATCAATGATAATCCTAACATTGACTTTGGTGTGGAAGATGCTTTTTATGGAGATCTTATATATACAGAGATTTTAAACGCTTTAAAAACCAGATTAGACTAA
- a CDS encoding outer membrane beta-barrel protein → MALKNKSFVFIIFFTFFSFFGFSQMDSNTIKAQFALGVNNPSLDGFVSSFEPQVVNFPSINLGVQYMFKPLLGAKLDFGYNRFSNSNNTAEFKVNYTRFNAQLVYNTSRLTSFLPKPMATFVHAGPGYTAIKPLGNYPQNDTSFLNAMAGVEFHYGLSEKLSMYVDVSYIYGFAKDFDPISSGFGSFNGNVLTLTIGASISLSGCKYCD, encoded by the coding sequence ATGGCTCTAAAAAATAAATCGTTTGTTTTTATTATATTTTTTACATTTTTTAGTTTTTTCGGATTTTCACAAATGGACTCGAATACTATTAAAGCCCAGTTTGCACTTGGTGTAAATAACCCGTCGTTAGATGGCTTTGTAAGTAGCTTTGAGCCGCAAGTCGTTAATTTTCCCAGTATTAACTTAGGTGTGCAGTATATGTTTAAACCCTTATTAGGGGCAAAGTTGGATTTTGGATATAATCGGTTTTCAAATTCAAATAACACAGCAGAGTTTAAAGTTAACTATACACGGTTTAATGCCCAATTGGTGTATAATACGTCCAGATTAACAAGTTTTTTACCTAAGCCTATGGCCACTTTTGTACATGCAGGGCCAGGCTATACAGCTATAAAACCCTTGGGTAATTATCCCCAAAACGATACCTCGTTTTTAAATGCGATGGCGGGCGTCGAGTTTCATTATGGCCTTTCTGAGAAGCTTTCAATGTATGTCGACGTGTCGTATATTTATGGATTTGCCAAAGATTTCGATCCTATTTCTAGTGGTTTTGGATCTTTTAACGGAAACGTATTAACCTTAACTATTGGCGCCTCTATTTCGCTTAGTGGTTGTAAATATTGCGATTAA
- a CDS encoding BlaI/MecI/CopY family transcriptional regulator: protein MKQLTKAEEDIMQILWQLNKANVKAIVEEFPEPKPAYNTVSTIVRILESKGFVDYEKKGKGHLYFPLISQQEYSNQSINKLVDNYFQGSFKSMVSFFMKKNDISLNELESVLKEINKKDNE, encoded by the coding sequence ATGAAACAGCTTACCAAAGCAGAAGAAGATATTATGCAAATACTATGGCAACTTAATAAAGCCAATGTAAAAGCGATAGTAGAAGAATTTCCGGAACCAAAACCAGCTTACAATACCGTATCTACTATTGTTAGAATTTTAGAAAGTAAAGGCTTTGTAGATTATGAAAAAAAAGGAAAGGGACATTTGTATTTTCCTTTAATATCTCAGCAAGAATACAGCAATCAATCTATAAATAAGTTGGTAGATAATTATTTTCAAGGCTCGTTTAAAAGTATGGTGTCTTTCTTTATGAAAAAAAATGACATCAGTTTAAACGAGCTTGAATCGGTTTTAAAAGAAATCAATAAAAAGGATAACGAATGA
- a CDS encoding glutamate-cysteine ligase family protein produces MSAKRYHLFEVYGIELEYMLVSNTLKPAAIVDKLLTKKAGKLTSDIENGAIAWSNELVAHVVELKTNGPTADLNSLPELFHQNVVEINQLLKEFDTYLLPTAAHPLLNPLTDTELWKHSYSEVYELYNRIFNCKGHGWSNVQSTHINLPFYDDKEFEKLHAAIRILLPLIPGLCASSPILEGKYTGFKDARLEYYKTNQKEIPELTGMVIPERVFSKDAYYRTIFEPIKRAIKPHDTHNILDHHFLNSRGAIARFDRNAIEIRLVDIQECPKADIAICALIIEVLKILVDEKLSSLEQQKNCLEPDLFHILNTTIKDAETTVISNLDYLQLFKVSNSIAVQELWQYLFELTKKDIHESHHEALSYMLKEGTLATRILKAMNNNFSETHMASVYKHLADCLNKNKMFKP; encoded by the coding sequence ATGAGCGCTAAAAGATATCATTTATTTGAAGTTTATGGTATTGAGTTGGAATATATGCTTGTTTCAAACACCTTAAAACCAGCCGCTATTGTGGATAAACTGCTTACTAAAAAGGCAGGTAAACTAACTTCCGATATCGAAAACGGTGCTATCGCTTGGAGTAACGAATTGGTTGCCCATGTGGTAGAATTAAAAACCAATGGACCAACGGCAGATTTAAATAGTTTGCCTGAATTATTTCATCAGAATGTAGTTGAAATCAATCAGCTATTAAAAGAGTTTGACACATATTTGTTGCCAACTGCAGCACATCCTTTGTTAAATCCTTTAACAGACACCGAACTTTGGAAACATAGTTATAGCGAGGTTTACGAACTATATAATCGCATTTTTAACTGTAAAGGGCATGGTTGGAGCAATGTACAAAGCACGCACATTAACTTGCCCTTTTATGATGATAAGGAGTTCGAAAAGTTACACGCAGCAATCCGTATTCTTTTACCGCTTATTCCTGGTTTGTGTGCAAGCTCTCCCATATTAGAAGGAAAATATACGGGTTTTAAAGATGCGCGGTTAGAATACTATAAAACAAACCAAAAAGAAATTCCAGAACTAACAGGCATGGTCATTCCAGAGCGTGTTTTTAGTAAAGACGCGTATTACCGTACAATTTTCGAACCTATAAAACGCGCAATAAAACCGCACGACACTCATAACATTTTAGATCATCATTTTCTAAATTCTAGAGGTGCAATAGCACGATTTGATAGAAATGCTATTGAAATTCGCTTGGTTGATATCCAAGAATGCCCAAAAGCAGATATTGCCATTTGCGCACTAATTATTGAAGTCTTAAAAATTTTGGTCGATGAGAAACTGTCAAGTCTGGAACAACAGAAAAATTGTTTGGAACCGGATTTATTTCATATTTTAAATACAACTATTAAGGATGCTGAAACGACGGTTATTTCAAATTTAGACTATTTACAGTTATTTAAAGTGTCAAATTCTATAGCCGTTCAGGAACTATGGCAATATCTTTTTGAATTGACAAAAAAGGACATTCACGAATCTCATCACGAGGCCTTAAGTTATATGCTGAAGGAAGGTACTTTGGCAACCCGAATTTTGAAAGCGATGAACAACAATTTTTCAGAAACACATATGGCATCGGTTTATAAGCATTTAGCAGATTGTTTAAATAAAAACAAAATGTTTAAGCCGTGA
- the ruvC gene encoding crossover junction endodeoxyribonuclease RuvC, with product MSKERIILGIDPGTTIMGFGLIKVVGKNMVFLQLNELDLKKYSDHYLKLKLIFERTIELIDTHHPDEIAIEAPFFGKNVQSMLKLGRAQGVAMAAGLSRQIPITEYLPKKIKMAITGNGNASKEQVAKMLQSLLGLKTLPKNLDATDGLAAAVCHFYNSGNVIVGKSYSGWSAFVKQNEDRVKK from the coding sequence ATGAGCAAGGAACGAATAATTTTAGGTATTGATCCAGGAACAACTATAATGGGTTTTGGGCTTATAAAAGTGGTAGGTAAAAATATGGTGTTTTTGCAACTTAATGAGTTAGATTTAAAAAAGTATAGCGATCATTATTTAAAACTGAAACTAATTTTCGAGCGTACTATAGAACTCATAGATACACATCATCCAGACGAAATCGCGATTGAAGCTCCTTTTTTTGGAAAAAACGTGCAAAGTATGCTCAAGTTGGGTCGCGCTCAAGGGGTGGCTATGGCCGCAGGCTTAAGCAGACAAATTCCCATTACTGAATACTTGCCTAAAAAAATAAAAATGGCCATTACCGGTAACGGTAACGCGAGTAAAGAACAGGTGGCTAAAATGCTGCAAAGTTTGTTAGGCTTAAAAACCTTGCCTAAAAACCTCGATGCTACCGATGGATTGGCGGCTGCCGTTTGTCATTTTTACAATTCAGGAAACGTTATTGTTGGTAAAAGCTATTCGGGTTGGAGTGCATTTGTAAAGCAGAATGAAGACCGAGTTAAAAAGTAA
- a CDS encoding DUF456 domain-containing protein, translated as MDIILVIASTLFIILGILGSFLPVLPGPLTSWLGLLLLHFTDAIPMNIDFVIITLVIAILIWVLDYIIPVIGTKRFGGTKYGMIGTTLGLIVGLIAPIPGGIIIGPFVGALIGELLNKADSKTALKAAFGSFIGFLTSTFIKFIVAIIYLGLFIGMLWDYRAPLFSF; from the coding sequence ATGGATATTATTTTAGTTATAGCTTCTACTCTATTTATTATTTTAGGAATTCTGGGTAGTTTTCTTCCCGTACTACCGGGACCCTTAACTAGCTGGTTGGGCTTATTACTTCTACATTTTACAGATGCGATACCAATGAATATAGATTTTGTAATTATCACATTGGTTATTGCTATCTTGATTTGGGTGCTGGATTATATCATTCCTGTTATAGGCACAAAACGTTTTGGGGGCACTAAATATGGTATGATTGGTACCACTCTAGGACTAATTGTGGGCTTAATCGCGCCTATTCCAGGGGGTATTATAATTGGACCTTTTGTTGGTGCGCTTATTGGCGAGCTATTAAACAAAGCCGATTCGAAAACCGCATTAAAAGCAGCATTTGGCTCTTTTATTGGGTTTTTAACCTCAACGTTCATCAAATTTATAGTCGCTATTATTTATCTGGGATTATTTATAGGAATGTTATGGGATTATAGAGCTCCTCTTTTTTCATTTTAG
- a CDS encoding cyclase family protein, protein MIATIKFKSKKLKIDLSQPIDISMPLRASKKNVNAWYVDPPTIEPVKDGDWIAAVKEGACINFNTITFNPHAHGTHTECVGHISEKGHSVNELLKQFFFYAEVITVAPEKLNGDMVISKKQLQFAIGNKKRQAIILRTIPNTNEKLSAQYSNTNPPYLLEDAAIYLKEKGVKHLLVDLPSIDKEKDDCLLLAHNAFWNTNGKLRLDATITELIYVPNHVEDGAYILNLQIAPFENDASPSKPILYGIIE, encoded by the coding sequence ATGATTGCAACAATAAAATTCAAATCGAAAAAGCTTAAAATAGACTTATCGCAACCCATCGATATTTCTATGCCTTTACGCGCGTCTAAAAAAAATGTAAACGCTTGGTATGTAGATCCGCCAACTATAGAACCTGTGAAAGATGGTGATTGGATTGCAGCTGTAAAAGAAGGCGCTTGTATAAATTTTAATACCATAACTTTTAATCCGCATGCCCACGGCACCCATACCGAGTGTGTAGGGCATATTAGCGAGAAAGGACATTCTGTAAACGAGCTATTAAAGCAGTTTTTCTTTTATGCTGAAGTAATAACGGTAGCACCAGAAAAGTTAAATGGTGATATGGTGATTTCTAAAAAGCAGTTGCAATTCGCTATTGGAAATAAAAAACGCCAAGCTATTATTTTAAGAACGATACCAAATACCAACGAAAAATTATCGGCCCAATATTCTAATACCAATCCGCCGTATTTGCTAGAAGATGCTGCTATCTACTTAAAAGAAAAAGGTGTCAAGCATTTGTTAGTAGACTTGCCAAGTATCGATAAAGAAAAGGACGACTGCCTATTATTAGCACATAATGCATTCTGGAATACCAATGGAAAATTACGATTAGATGCCACCATTACCGAGCTTATTTATGTCCCAAATCATGTCGAAGACGGCGCATATATTTTAAACCTTCAAATTGCACCTTTCGAGAATGATGCCTCGCCTAGTAAGCCTATCTTGTATGGAATTATAGAGTAG
- a CDS encoding tetratricopeptide repeat protein, whose amino-acid sequence MSRLLCVIFILVIFKTQAQTSVLKHADSLFAYGHYSKAIVQYKTHNNLPEVYYKMAKAFIAIGNYDESLVHYKKAVETNPKNSLLKYDFARFLYQIKKYKSASKVFEELVYTDSKNPNFHYELGLALEQLNDSTAQHKFYSAFELDSTHQKAIYKIAKAHLKKRRFKTANKLIDIGLSSYKNNKQLISLKAQNYYAQKQYRAAIIWFEKLLELGESSMFIHEMLATAYSYLYHYEMAIHHQEIVLNFRKDKCALIKNKV is encoded by the coding sequence ATGAGTAGATTGCTTTGTGTTATTTTTATACTAGTAATATTTAAAACCCAAGCACAAACATCGGTTTTAAAACATGCCGATAGTTTGTTTGCTTATGGTCATTACAGTAAAGCCATTGTACAATATAAGACGCACAATAATCTACCGGAAGTTTATTATAAAATGGCAAAAGCATTCATCGCCATTGGAAATTATGACGAGTCATTGGTTCACTACAAAAAAGCTGTTGAAACAAACCCGAAAAACAGTTTATTAAAATATGACTTCGCTAGGTTTTTATACCAGATTAAAAAATACAAGAGCGCATCAAAAGTATTTGAAGAGTTGGTTTACACAGATTCTAAAAACCCGAATTTTCATTATGAGTTGGGGCTAGCTTTGGAGCAATTAAACGATTCTACCGCGCAACATAAGTTCTATAGTGCTTTTGAATTGGATAGCACACACCAAAAAGCCATTTACAAAATAGCTAAAGCGCATTTGAAGAAGAGACGGTTTAAAACGGCAAACAAACTCATCGATATTGGTCTGTCATCGTATAAAAACAACAAACAATTAATAAGCCTAAAAGCTCAGAATTATTATGCGCAAAAGCAGTATAGAGCGGCTATTATTTGGTTTGAAAAGCTATTAGAACTAGGAGAATCTTCTATGTTTATACATGAAATGCTAGCGACAGCTTATAGCTATTTATACCACTATGAGATGGCGATACATCATCAAGAAATAGTTTTAAATTTTAGAAAAGATAAATGCGCGTTGATTAAAAACAAAGTTTAG
- the hemW gene encoding radical SAM family heme chaperone HemW, producing the protein MKNSRKDNIDYSNALRATGTNDKASNALGAGIYIHIPFCKQACFYCDYHFSTSLKKKEALIQALVKEIELRKDELKNHQVETIYFGGGTPSILAIADLRVLIDAVYKNFNVVNRAEVSLEANPDDLMAVKAQSGSIFQAYKSIGINRLSIGIQSFFEDDLKSMNRAHSANEAKACLQEATRHFKDITIDLIYGIPNMSLEKWNENLDIALSFGINHISSYVLTVEPKTALKAFIKKGSYPPIDEPLALQHFNYLIEKTKAHGFVQYEISSFGKPNCFSKHNTSYWQGKPYIGIGPSAHSYSKTQRSWNVSNNSKYIKSINNNELPHTIETLSITDQYNEYVMIGLRTMWGVSLNKIEHDFGLSYRVHLEKASEKFIDEELLSVSVISDKEQQNAIKILKATPKGMFLVDGMVAELFLI; encoded by the coding sequence TTGAAAAATTCTAGAAAAGATAATATTGATTACAGTAACGCCTTGAGAGCAACAGGAACGAATGATAAGGCCTCAAACGCACTTGGTGCTGGCATCTACATTCATATCCCGTTTTGCAAGCAAGCTTGTTTTTATTGCGACTACCACTTCTCAACATCTTTAAAAAAGAAAGAAGCATTGATTCAAGCTCTTGTAAAAGAAATAGAGTTGCGAAAAGACGAATTAAAAAACCACCAGGTAGAAACCATTTATTTTGGCGGTGGAACACCCTCTATTTTAGCTATTGCTGATTTGCGGGTGCTAATTGATGCCGTTTATAAAAATTTTAACGTCGTAAATCGTGCTGAGGTCTCTTTAGAGGCCAATCCAGACGATTTAATGGCGGTTAAAGCACAATCCGGGAGTATTTTTCAAGCCTATAAATCTATAGGGATTAATCGATTAAGTATTGGGATACAGTCCTTTTTTGAAGACGATTTAAAAAGCATGAATCGCGCTCATAGTGCCAATGAAGCTAAAGCTTGTTTGCAAGAGGCCACCCGTCATTTTAAAGATATTACTATCGATTTAATTTACGGTATTCCTAATATGAGTTTAGAAAAATGGAATGAAAATTTAGACATCGCCCTTAGTTTTGGCATCAATCATATTTCGAGTTACGTGTTAACCGTTGAGCCAAAAACGGCTTTGAAAGCCTTTATAAAAAAAGGAAGCTATCCCCCAATCGATGAGCCTTTGGCTTTACAGCATTTTAATTATTTAATAGAAAAAACAAAGGCCCACGGTTTTGTGCAATACGAGATTTCCAGCTTTGGTAAACCTAATTGTTTTTCAAAACACAATACGAGCTATTGGCAGGGTAAACCCTACATAGGTATTGGGCCTTCGGCGCATTCGTACAGCAAAACCCAGCGCAGTTGGAATGTCTCAAACAACTCTAAATACATTAAATCTATTAATAATAATGAGCTTCCTCATACCATAGAGACCCTTTCTATAACCGACCAATACAACGAGTATGTTATGATAGGTTTGCGCACCATGTGGGGGGTATCTTTAAATAAGATTGAGCACGATTTTGGGCTGTCGTATCGTGTACATTTAGAAAAAGCATCAGAGAAATTTATAGATGAAGAGCTGCTTTCAGTATCCGTTATAAGCGACAAAGAGCAACAAAATGCCATAAAAATACTAAAGGCAACCCCAAAAGGGATGTTTTTAGTTGACGGAATGGTTGCAGAATTGTTTTTGATTTAA